A region from the Natronoarchaeum mannanilyticum genome encodes:
- a CDS encoding tRNA pseudouridine(54/55) synthase Pus10: MTLTERARALLSSGPICDACLGRPFADRSFGLTNAERGRALRTTVALEDDEPYESTEPAECWVCEGHCGDYDEWAERVVEAAEGVEFSTYQVGTRVPPLIEENDVLLREEAGMDEEAGELFKSAFNREVGKRVGRLTGAEVDFDRPDVLSLLNLEREGDVEFQVNPAFVYGRYRKLERDIPQTEWPCRECGGSGKQLAPDGEEACDHCGGSGYLYDDSVEGYVAPHVKDAMDGDEAVFHGAGREDVDALMLGTGRPFVVEVKEPRRRDPNTKELEAAINDAADGAAEVEGLRLATHEMVERVKEHDASKTYRMDVEFGEPVTEAALVEALDELEGTTVDQHTPQRVDHRRASLTRTRDVYEIEGELDDDRRGTLELHGEGGLYVKELVSGDEGRTEPSLAGLLGVDAEVTALDVIAVEGESEPFEVEEYFRDGEEN, from the coding sequence ATGACTCTCACCGAGCGGGCCCGGGCGCTGCTTTCGTCCGGCCCGATCTGCGACGCCTGTCTCGGCCGGCCGTTCGCCGACCGGAGCTTCGGGCTGACCAACGCCGAGCGCGGGCGAGCCCTGCGGACGACCGTCGCGCTGGAGGACGACGAGCCCTACGAGTCGACCGAACCCGCCGAGTGCTGGGTCTGCGAGGGCCACTGCGGCGACTACGACGAGTGGGCCGAGCGCGTCGTCGAGGCCGCCGAGGGCGTCGAGTTTTCGACCTACCAGGTCGGGACGCGCGTGCCGCCGCTGATCGAGGAAAACGACGTGTTGCTGCGCGAGGAGGCCGGCATGGACGAGGAGGCCGGCGAACTGTTCAAGTCGGCGTTCAACCGCGAGGTCGGCAAGCGCGTCGGCCGGCTCACCGGCGCCGAAGTCGACTTCGACCGGCCGGACGTGCTCTCGCTCCTCAATCTCGAACGCGAGGGCGACGTCGAGTTCCAGGTCAACCCCGCGTTCGTCTACGGGCGCTACCGCAAGTTAGAGCGCGATATTCCCCAGACCGAGTGGCCGTGCCGGGAATGTGGCGGCAGCGGGAAGCAACTGGCCCCCGACGGCGAGGAGGCCTGCGACCACTGCGGCGGCAGCGGCTACCTCTACGACGACAGCGTCGAGGGGTACGTCGCCCCGCACGTGAAGGACGCCATGGACGGCGACGAGGCCGTGTTCCACGGCGCCGGCCGCGAGGACGTCGACGCGCTGATGCTCGGGACGGGCCGGCCGTTCGTCGTCGAAGTGAAGGAGCCCCGGCGCCGCGATCCCAATACGAAGGAACTCGAAGCCGCGATCAACGACGCCGCCGACGGCGCCGCGGAGGTCGAGGGGCTGCGACTCGCCACCCACGAGATGGTCGAGCGCGTCAAGGAACACGACGCGAGTAAGACCTACCGGATGGACGTCGAGTTCGGCGAGCCGGTCACCGAGGCCGCGCTCGTCGAGGCGCTCGACGAACTCGAGGGGACGACGGTCGACCAGCACACGCCCCAGCGCGTCGACCACCGGCGGGCGAGCCTCACGCGGACGCGCGACGTCTACGAGATCGAGGGCGAACTCGACGACGACCGCCGCGGGACGCTCGAACTCCACGGCGAGGGCGGCCTGTACGTCAAGGAACTCGTCAGCGGCGACGAGGGGCGCACGGAGCCGAGTCTCGCGGGCCTGCTCGGCGTCGACGCCGAGGTGACGGCGCTGGACGTGATCGCCGTCGAGGGCGAGTCCGAGCCGTTCGAGGTCGAGGAGTACTTCCGGGACGGCGAGGAGAACTGA
- a CDS encoding ribonuclease R family protein encodes MTSESQAEAGTAESQGPVEIDEEMARHLENKREELFEKLGIRDGFPQEVLDEAEARTEGIQQEIADEVDERDDLREMTTWTVDPIDAQDFDDAISIEERSDEYVLWVHIADVTHYVNPDTAMWDEAVERGNTVYLPGYTIHMLPPILAETVCSLVPNEDRLAHTVEMHLDKETLGYDGIEIYKSVIRSDARLTYSEAENLLDEPDSAADLLEDQDVDLAEKCELVWEVADRMHEQRKEEGSLVLNPARDRAHTIIEECMLKANKAVTHKLMWDRGVEAMYRVHPQPSPDEWDEALREIQELDGVSIPADSWDDPRKAVNATLEEAPGRQLDKIQWAVMKVMPRAKYMNDPFGGHHALNFEIYGHFTSPIRRLSDLINHWIVYTNDVPEDLAALCDHASDQQKDAEQCEREYKDFLQEVGLNPSAVNNRGIEVVDEDDE; translated from the coding sequence ATGACCAGCGAGTCGCAGGCCGAGGCGGGCACGGCCGAGAGCCAGGGGCCGGTCGAGATCGACGAGGAGATGGCCCGGCACCTGGAGAACAAGCGCGAGGAACTGTTCGAGAAGCTCGGCATCCGCGACGGCTTCCCCCAGGAGGTCCTCGACGAAGCCGAGGCCCGGACCGAAGGAATTCAGCAGGAGATCGCCGACGAGGTCGACGAGCGCGACGACCTGCGGGAGATGACGACCTGGACCGTCGATCCGATCGACGCCCAGGACTTCGACGACGCCATCTCGATCGAGGAGCGATCGGACGAGTACGTGCTGTGGGTCCACATCGCCGACGTCACCCACTACGTCAACCCCGACACCGCGATGTGGGACGAGGCCGTCGAGCGGGGCAACACCGTCTACCTGCCGGGCTACACGATCCACATGCTGCCGCCGATTCTGGCCGAGACGGTCTGCTCGCTCGTCCCCAACGAGGACCGGCTCGCCCACACCGTCGAGATGCACCTCGACAAGGAGACGCTGGGCTACGACGGGATCGAGATCTACAAGTCGGTGATCCGCAGCGACGCGCGGCTCACCTACTCCGAAGCCGAGAATCTGCTCGACGAGCCCGACTCCGCGGCGGACCTGCTCGAAGATCAGGACGTCGACCTCGCCGAGAAGTGCGAGCTCGTCTGGGAGGTCGCCGACCGGATGCACGAGCAGCGCAAGGAGGAGGGGTCGCTCGTCCTGAACCCCGCACGGGACCGCGCTCACACGATCATCGAGGAGTGCATGCTCAAGGCCAACAAGGCCGTCACGCACAAGCTCATGTGGGACCGCGGCGTCGAGGCGATGTACCGCGTCCACCCCCAGCCCAGCCCCGACGAGTGGGACGAGGCGCTCCGCGAGATCCAGGAGCTCGACGGCGTGTCGATCCCCGCGGACTCGTGGGACGACCCGCGAAAGGCTGTCAACGCCACCCTCGAGGAAGCGCCCGGCCGCCAGCTGGACAAGATCCAGTGGGCCGTGATGAAGGTGATGCCCCGCGCGAAGTACATGAACGACCCGTTCGGCGGCCACCACGCGCTGAACTTCGAGATCTACGGTCATTTCACCAGCCCGATCCGCCGCCTCTCGGACCTGATCAACCACTGGATCGTCTACACGAACGACGTGCCGGAGGATCTGGCGGCGCTGTGCGACCACGCCTCCGACCAGCAGAAAGACGCCGAGCAGTGCGAGCGCGAGTACAAGGACTTCCTCCAGGAGGTCGGCCTGAATCCCAGCGCGGTGAACAACCGCGGGATCGAAGTGGTCGACGAAGACGACGAGTAA
- a CDS encoding DUF7562 family protein, giving the protein MWGSRSRDTESVTCIACGTSLRRDHAREYDKYGDRWDRDGKEFEYLCKACDRELCHQPRDELEGLLVEVDAGEHSRDEFLSWYSALVEERYGPIEE; this is encoded by the coding sequence ATGTGGGGATCCCGGTCCCGCGACACCGAGTCGGTCACCTGCATCGCCTGTGGGACCTCGCTCCGCCGCGATCACGCCCGCGAGTACGACAAGTACGGCGACCGCTGGGATCGCGACGGCAAGGAGTTCGAGTACCTCTGCAAGGCCTGCGACCGCGAGCTGTGCCACCAGCCCCGCGACGAACTCGAGGGGCTGCTCGTGGAGGTCGACGCCGGCGAGCACTCGCGCGACGAGTTTCTCTCGTGGTACAGCGCGCTCGTCGAGGAACGGTACGGGCCGATCGAGGAGTAG
- a CDS encoding DUF7537 family lipoprotein, giving the protein MPTNALTRRSAISAIGGSMVGLAGCSTTDGDGGDSGDGNATDGSDGATLSEEYPPGVTDDGLDDTQAIVDATKTALVENGYDVTSTLVSGSAENAIEQRYRSSLDQKRHFFRFDSSSSTIVSYAESDRTYRKTSQGGETDYASRATEQSIADLHTSADIVAMLGSPESLGGILDRGRFVPDAMAEYNGRDVVAFEFDGVVADQIQGTIEDPSGKLLVSPEGVVFDAALSMTVSSDGNAQAYETTFTINALGSVDVQRPSWVGEQF; this is encoded by the coding sequence ATGCCCACGAACGCGCTAACGAGGCGTTCCGCGATCTCGGCGATCGGCGGCTCGATGGTCGGCCTGGCCGGTTGCTCGACCACCGACGGCGATGGAGGCGATAGCGGGGACGGTAACGCCACCGACGGGTCGGACGGAGCGACGCTGTCCGAGGAATATCCACCGGGCGTGACCGACGACGGACTCGACGACACCCAGGCCATCGTCGACGCGACCAAGACCGCGCTGGTCGAGAACGGGTACGACGTCACCTCGACGCTCGTCTCCGGGTCGGCCGAGAACGCGATCGAACAGCGGTACAGGAGCAGTCTCGACCAGAAGCGACACTTCTTCCGGTTCGATAGTTCGTCAAGCACGATCGTCAGCTACGCCGAGAGCGACAGGACCTACCGGAAGACGTCGCAAGGCGGCGAGACCGACTACGCGAGTCGGGCGACCGAGCAGTCGATCGCGGACCTGCACACGTCGGCCGACATCGTCGCGATGCTGGGCAGTCCGGAATCGCTGGGCGGCATTCTGGATCGCGGACGCTTCGTGCCGGACGCGATGGCCGAGTACAACGGCCGAGACGTCGTTGCATTCGAGTTCGACGGCGTCGTCGCCGACCAGATTCAAGGGACGATCGAGGACCCGAGCGGAAAACTCCTGGTATCGCCGGAGGGAGTCGTCTTCGACGCCGCGCTCAGCATGACCGTGTCGTCGGACGGGAACGCACAGGCCTACGAGACAACGTTCACCATCAACGCGCTGGGATCGGTCGACGTTCAGCGGCCGTCGTGGGTCGGCGAGCAGTTCTGA
- a CDS encoding RNA-binding protein, which yields MDVKSRHHLRSDDVSELESAIEGQLGVDVGGDSYELVELEGSEFDLVLVDGEPLVLYYEDEPFLTVQGANERSPESHVVTVDAGAVSFVSDGADVMRPGIVEADDDVEAGDLVAIAEESHGKVLGIGRARVDGSEMVGDEGKVVDSVHHVGDDLYDFVV from the coding sequence ATGGACGTCAAATCGCGCCATCACCTCCGGAGCGACGACGTTTCGGAGCTCGAATCGGCGATCGAAGGGCAGCTCGGCGTCGACGTCGGCGGCGACTCCTACGAGCTGGTCGAGCTGGAGGGCTCGGAGTTCGATCTCGTGCTGGTCGACGGCGAGCCGCTCGTGCTGTACTACGAAGACGAACCGTTCCTGACCGTGCAGGGCGCCAACGAGCGGTCACCCGAAAGCCACGTCGTCACGGTCGACGCCGGCGCCGTGTCCTTCGTCAGCGACGGCGCGGACGTGATGCGGCCCGGCATCGTCGAGGCCGACGACGACGTCGAGGCGGGCGACCTGGTCGCGATCGCCGAGGAATCACACGGGAAAGTGCTCGGGATCGGCCGCGCCAGGGTCGACGGCTCGGAGATGGTCGGCGACGAGGGCAAGGTCGTCGACTCGGTCCACCACGTCGGCGACGACCTGTACGACTTCGTCGTCTGA
- a CDS encoding DUF1028 domain-containing protein, translated as MTFSICARESYTDESGTDRMRFGVAVTTRLPGVGRLCPFVNEHGAVATQSLVNVDLGRKGAEYLADGLAIEDALDALVNADDSAPERQLHGVGADGTFTFSGEECKDWFGHASGDGYTVAGNLLTGPEVIEATAAAYESSAHDERADVIDDPEGPEPLAERLIDALAAGHEVGGDRREDQTVQSAAVRVARTEDREVTSFYDDLRVDATEAPVADLRETYELAVEGFRSAIARQEDDAGA; from the coding sequence GTGACGTTCAGCATCTGCGCGCGGGAGTCCTACACCGACGAGAGCGGGACTGACCGGATGCGCTTCGGCGTCGCCGTCACGACGCGGCTGCCCGGCGTCGGGCGCCTCTGTCCGTTCGTCAACGAGCACGGCGCCGTCGCGACCCAGAGCCTCGTGAACGTCGACCTCGGGCGAAAAGGCGCGGAGTATCTCGCGGACGGCCTCGCGATCGAGGACGCCCTGGACGCGCTGGTCAACGCCGACGACAGCGCGCCCGAGCGCCAACTCCACGGCGTCGGCGCGGACGGCACGTTCACCTTCTCCGGCGAGGAGTGCAAGGACTGGTTCGGCCACGCGAGCGGGGACGGCTACACGGTCGCCGGGAATCTGCTGACCGGCCCCGAGGTGATCGAGGCGACCGCGGCGGCCTACGAGTCGTCGGCCCACGACGAGCGCGCCGACGTGATCGACGACCCCGAAGGTCCGGAGCCGCTCGCCGAGCGCCTGATCGACGCGCTCGCGGCGGGCCACGAGGTCGGCGGCGACCGTCGCGAGGACCAGACCGTCCAGAGCGCGGCCGTCCGCGTCGCCCGGACCGAAGACCGCGAGGTGACGAGCTTCTACGACGATCTGCGCGTCGACGCCACCGAGGCACCGGTCGCGGACTTGCGGGAGACCTACGAGCTCGCGGTCGAGGGGTTCCGGAGCGCGATCGCTCGGCAGGAGGACGACGCCGGAGCGTAG
- a CDS encoding PGF-CTERM sorting domain-containing protein: protein MPERSFPTRSLAVAALAVLALGAIVATAAATPIAQPAADQSAQIADDPRAQTLAQENATDAEPIEDEFVVPAPEEGDEYFEAVADDRRWISYVNPRDEYRDPYRGEGSGKICVTLLNEDGEVVAGESVPNTRVEIPTGETLSWHSEADPIEVEFPLTEHYERPLDSDQFGTSPDLPQGDGYMDSHCIEFHGPEATATISYGEAEVEGEHADRIDVVGYVQKTNTWDSGVDPIAAAEPYEDAGGWTYEPDNSHGQAVVVLQLDPPEDGTNGNTDDEDESNTGDEDESGSEDESDSTGEDGTNGENQTGGNQTDGGNETDGDGGESDGEDAPDSTDGGDADSQDDADSLPGFGVELALAALSIAALARTRR, encoded by the coding sequence ATGCCAGAACGAAGCTTCCCGACGCGGTCGCTCGCGGTCGCCGCCCTCGCGGTCCTCGCGCTGGGCGCGATCGTCGCGACCGCCGCGGCGACGCCGATCGCACAGCCGGCGGCCGATCAGAGCGCGCAGATCGCGGACGACCCGCGCGCGCAGACGCTCGCCCAGGAGAACGCCACTGACGCCGAACCGATCGAGGACGAGTTCGTCGTCCCCGCCCCCGAGGAGGGCGACGAGTACTTCGAGGCGGTCGCCGACGACCGCAGGTGGATCAGCTACGTCAACCCGCGCGACGAGTACCGGGATCCGTACCGCGGCGAGGGGTCGGGCAAGATCTGCGTCACGCTGCTCAACGAGGACGGCGAGGTCGTCGCCGGCGAGTCGGTACCGAACACCCGCGTCGAGATCCCCACCGGCGAGACGCTCTCGTGGCACTCCGAGGCCGACCCGATCGAAGTCGAGTTCCCCCTGACCGAGCACTACGAACGCCCGCTCGACTCCGATCAGTTCGGCACCAGCCCGGACCTCCCGCAGGGCGACGGCTACATGGACAGCCACTGCATCGAGTTCCACGGACCCGAGGCGACCGCGACGATCAGCTACGGCGAGGCCGAGGTCGAGGGCGAGCACGCCGACCGGATCGACGTCGTCGGATACGTCCAGAAGACCAACACCTGGGACTCCGGCGTCGATCCGATCGCCGCGGCCGAGCCCTACGAGGACGCCGGCGGCTGGACGTACGAGCCCGACAACTCGCACGGGCAAGCCGTCGTGGTCCTCCAGCTCGATCCGCCCGAGGACGGAACCAACGGGAACACCGACGACGAAGATGAATCGAACACCGGCGACGAAGACGAGTCTGGGAGTGAAGACGAGTCCGACAGCACCGGCGAAGACGGAACGAACGGTGAGAACCAGACCGGCGGAAATCAGACGGACGGTGGAAACGAGACGGACGGCGACGGTGGCGAGAGCGACGGCGAAGACGCCCCCGACTCTACCGACGGCGGGGACGCCGATTCGCAGGACGACGCCGACTCGCTCCCGGGCTTCGGCGTCGAACTCGCGCTCGCTGCCCTGTCGATCGCGGCGCTCGCGCGGACGCGGCGCTGA
- a CDS encoding cell division protein SepF: MGLMSTILGGRGSRSTEDYVELDLDDFESVATEAAMQVHVAEIAGQADAIDIKDAIYDGDMVVADITRLRTSDSTTEHVIDELRQVASEVDGDIVQKGDDQLIVTPTGVKISREKLGDGV; the protein is encoded by the coding sequence ATGGGTCTCATGAGCACGATCCTCGGGGGCCGGGGTTCCCGGAGCACCGAGGACTACGTCGAACTCGACCTCGACGACTTCGAGTCGGTCGCGACCGAGGCCGCGATGCAGGTCCACGTCGCGGAGATCGCGGGACAGGCCGACGCAATCGACATCAAAGACGCCATCTACGACGGCGACATGGTGGTCGCGGACATCACGCGCCTGCGCACGAGCGACAGCACGACCGAACACGTGATCGACGAGCTGCGACAGGTCGCCAGCGAGGTCGACGGCGACATCGTCCAGAAGGGCGACGACCAGCTGATCGTGACGCCGACCGGCGTGAAGATCAGCCGCGAGAAGCTCGGCGACGGCGTCTGA
- a CDS encoding NifU family protein gives MSTDASEDAADDAGEETLAEEIETWLVKQMPIIKMHGGTSNVRKADPETGEVVVELGGGCAGCDVADITAGNIEADLIKKYPEVEEVTVRVPESGGSFGVDQEESIMGVDRTEGGRGDFKDGRW, from the coding sequence ATGAGCACAGACGCCTCCGAGGACGCCGCCGACGACGCGGGCGAGGAGACGCTCGCCGAGGAGATCGAGACCTGGCTCGTAAAGCAGATGCCGATCATCAAGATGCACGGCGGGACGAGCAACGTCCGCAAGGCCGACCCCGAGACCGGCGAGGTCGTCGTCGAACTCGGCGGGGGCTGTGCGGGCTGCGACGTCGCGGACATCACCGCGGGCAACATCGAGGCCGACCTCATCAAGAAGTACCCCGAGGTCGAGGAGGTGACCGTCCGCGTCCCCGAGTCGGGCGGAAGTTTCGGCGTCGATCAGGAGGAAAGCATCATGGGGGTCGACCGCACGGAGGGCGGCCGCGGCGACTTCAAGGACGGCCGCTGGTAG
- a CDS encoding ROK family protein, translating into MVNYAGVDLGATNVRAVVADDAGTIIGAHKRGTPRGPTGIAVTEAVLESLRIACDDAGIDPTSIVAAGVGSIGPLDLAEGAVMDPANLPDTIDRIPLTGPISKLIDSDDVHLHNDTIAGVIGERFHSDRNPDDMVYLTISSGIGAGVCTDGNVLSGWDGNAGEVGHMMLDPHGRLTCGCGKDGHWEAYCSGNNIPRYAQMIYEDDPVDTAMPIEDPDFSAVDVFEHAGEDALADHVIDQTAHWNAMGIANIIHSYAPIVVYVGGAVALNNEELVLEPIREKLPEMVFTNLPDVQLTNLGDDVVVKGALASAMTDGTGDRSRVR; encoded by the coding sequence ATGGTGAACTACGCGGGGGTCGACCTCGGCGCGACCAACGTCAGGGCGGTCGTCGCCGACGATGCTGGGACGATCATCGGCGCGCACAAGCGGGGGACGCCTCGCGGCCCGACGGGGATCGCGGTCACCGAGGCCGTCCTGGAGTCGCTGCGGATCGCCTGTGACGACGCGGGGATCGACCCCACCTCGATCGTCGCGGCGGGCGTCGGCTCGATCGGGCCGCTTGATCTCGCCGAGGGCGCCGTGATGGATCCAGCGAATCTGCCGGACACGATCGACCGGATTCCCCTGACCGGGCCGATCTCGAAGCTGATCGACAGCGACGACGTCCACCTCCACAACGACACGATCGCGGGCGTCATCGGCGAGCGGTTCCACAGCGACCGCAACCCCGACGACATGGTCTACCTGACGATCTCCAGCGGCATCGGGGCCGGCGTCTGCACCGACGGGAACGTCCTCTCGGGGTGGGACGGCAACGCCGGCGAGGTCGGCCACATGATGCTGGATCCCCACGGCCGGCTCACCTGCGGCTGCGGCAAGGACGGCCACTGGGAGGCGTACTGCTCGGGCAACAACATCCCGCGGTACGCCCAGATGATCTACGAGGACGACCCCGTCGACACCGCGATGCCGATCGAGGATCCCGACTTCTCGGCGGTCGACGTGTTCGAGCACGCCGGCGAGGACGCGCTGGCCGACCACGTGATCGACCAGACCGCCCACTGGAACGCGATGGGGATCGCGAACATCATCCACTCGTACGCGCCGATCGTCGTCTACGTCGGCGGCGCGGTCGCGCTCAACAACGAGGAGCTCGTCCTGGAGCCGATCCGCGAGAAGCTCCCCGAGATGGTCTTTACCAACCTGCCGGACGTCCAGCTCACCAATCTCGGCGACGACGTCGTGGTGAAGGGGGCGCTCGCGAGCGCGATGACTGATGGTACCGGCGACCGGTCGCGAGTACGGTAG
- a CDS encoding universal stress protein has product MTLTKILVAVGPGDADRAEEIAEAAVEVAAPANAKVVLAHVFTEEEYDDVLDRLEFDTERTEVSPDEVAQRHATIRTLSNSLDGYDVEYEVRGSVGEHGETIVDLAEEIGVDRVIVGGRKRSPTGKAVFGSTAQKVMLSAPCPVTFVREE; this is encoded by the coding sequence ATGACGCTCACAAAAATTCTCGTCGCCGTCGGTCCCGGCGACGCCGACCGCGCAGAAGAGATCGCCGAAGCCGCCGTCGAGGTCGCGGCGCCCGCGAACGCGAAAGTAGTGCTGGCCCACGTGTTCACCGAGGAGGAGTACGACGACGTACTCGACCGGCTGGAGTTCGACACCGAGCGCACCGAGGTATCCCCCGACGAGGTCGCCCAGCGCCACGCGACGATCCGGACGCTCTCGAACTCGCTGGACGGCTACGACGTCGAGTACGAGGTGCGGGGCTCCGTCGGCGAGCACGGCGAGACGATCGTCGACCTCGCCGAGGAGATCGGCGTCGATCGCGTGATCGTCGGCGGGCGCAAGCGCTCGCCGACCGGCAAGGCCGTCTTCGGCAGCACCGCCCAGAAGGTCATGCTGTCGGCGCCGTGCCCGGTCACGTTCGTCCGCGAAGAGTAA
- a CDS encoding SDR family oxidoreductase has translation MIDTDLSDRVVLVTGSSRGVGRELLLAAAERGASVAVHYHTSDDAAREVAAEAAERGGPETTVVRGDVTDPDAVDGLFDAVEEDIGPVDVLVNNVGDFAPVHWEELDAETWHRVFATNVHATYLCSRRALPAMREREWGRIVNIGYASSEKGLISPKNAPYFMAKAGVLMFTRMLAADTQDDGITVNAVSPYVVENSDEFPEDLPRGRPASFDDIVQAVMFFLDDDSGYVSGENIEVDGGWLPESV, from the coding sequence ATGATCGACACGGACCTCTCGGATCGCGTCGTGCTCGTCACGGGCAGCTCTCGCGGCGTCGGCCGCGAGCTGCTGCTGGCGGCCGCCGAGCGCGGCGCCAGCGTCGCGGTGCACTACCACACCAGCGACGACGCCGCCCGCGAGGTCGCCGCCGAAGCCGCCGAGCGCGGGGGACCGGAAACCACGGTCGTCCGCGGCGACGTCACCGATCCCGACGCCGTCGACGGGCTGTTCGACGCCGTAGAGGAGGATATCGGCCCAGTCGACGTGCTCGTGAACAACGTCGGCGACTTCGCGCCGGTCCACTGGGAGGAACTGGACGCCGAGACGTGGCACCGCGTGTTCGCGACGAACGTCCACGCGACGTATCTCTGCTCGCGCCGGGCGCTGCCCGCGATGCGCGAGCGGGAGTGGGGCCGGATCGTCAACATCGGCTACGCCTCCAGCGAGAAGGGGTTGATCAGCCCGAAGAACGCGCCGTATTTCATGGCCAAGGCCGGCGTGCTGATGTTCACGCGGATGCTCGCCGCGGACACGCAGGACGACGGGATCACGGTCAACGCCGTCTCGCCGTACGTCGTCGAGAACTCCGACGAGTTCCCCGAGGACCTCCCGCGCGGGCGCCCGGCGTCGTTCGACGATATCGTCCAGGCCGTGATGTTCTTCCTCGACGACGACAGCGGCTACGTCAGCGGCGAAAATATCGAAGTGGACGGAGGGTGGCTGCCGGAGTCAGTATAA
- a CDS encoding TetR/AcrR family transcriptional regulator encodes MSDAPSDESSEDADPREEIMNATYSALGEHGYADLTMQDIADELGKSTSLLHYHFDTKEELLVAFIDHIMAEFREEHAPPEDLPPEERLREFLDLWVFEPDEDERAALHLALLEFRSRGPFNEAYREQLVRSDELLRGTVAEILRDGVESGAFEPVDPESTARMIVATLDGARTRQITLDDPEYTPTIRDELVETVVDPLLADSDDEQDGTNEEADRP; translated from the coding sequence ATGAGCGACGCCCCCAGCGACGAGTCGAGCGAGGACGCCGATCCGCGCGAGGAGATCATGAACGCGACCTACAGCGCGCTCGGCGAGCACGGCTACGCCGACCTGACGATGCAGGACATCGCGGACGAGCTGGGCAAGAGCACGTCGCTGCTGCACTACCACTTCGACACGAAAGAGGAGCTGCTGGTCGCGTTCATCGACCACATCATGGCGGAGTTCCGCGAGGAGCACGCGCCGCCGGAGGACCTGCCGCCCGAGGAGCGGCTCCGCGAGTTCCTCGATCTATGGGTGTTCGAGCCCGACGAGGACGAGCGGGCCGCCCTCCACCTCGCGCTGCTGGAGTTTCGTTCTCGCGGACCGTTCAACGAGGCCTACCGCGAGCAGCTGGTTCGGAGCGACGAGCTGCTGCGGGGCACCGTCGCCGAGATTCTGCGGGACGGCGTCGAGTCGGGCGCGTTCGAGCCGGTCGATCCCGAGTCGACCGCGCGGATGATCGTCGCGACGCTGGACGGCGCGCGGACGCGCCAGATCACGCTCGACGATCCCGAGTACACGCCGACGATCCGGGACGAGCTGGTCGAGACGGTCGTCGACCCGCTGCTGGCCGACTCGGACGACGAACAGGATGGAACAAACGAGGAGGCCGACCGACCGTGA